TGGTGAACCGCTACGCGCCGGCAATGTGAAGTAGTTCAGCGATTGAATCCGTGGACCGCTTCAACTCTTTGTTTTTACGAGAACTCCGGACGGATCACCGCAACCCGCTCCTCGTGAACCTGCGCTAGAAATTGATCTCGACCGAAGCGGCACTTCGCTTTGCCGGCCCGTGAAACACCGCCTCGATGTTGTTGCCGTCGGCGTCGAGCAGGAAGGCGGCGTAGTAGCCGGGGTGGTAGGGCCGCTCACCCGGCGCGCCATTGTCGGCGCCGCCGGCATCGAGGCCGGCCTTGTAGAACGCATCGACCATGGCCTTGTCCCTGGCCTGGAGGGCCAGATGATGGCGCCCGGTCAGCTGTCCCCTCGCCGCCCGGCTGTCGAGGCTTGAGATGAACAGCTCGTCGGCCCAGAAATAGTCCTCGGCCTCGCCGCCGATCGGAATGCCGAGCACCTTGAAGACGGCTTCATAGAAGCGCCGGCTCGCCTTGAGGTCCCTGACCACCAGCTGGACGTGGTCGATGAGGCGGCCGCGATGCAGTTCCATGAGCGATATCTCCCGTCGCGAGACCACAAAGCTAGTGCCGCGGAGCGGCTCGTCAATTCGGCAGTCTATCTTGTCGGCGCGCTTGGCAGCCTTACACCCCTGCTTTTGTCATATCCGGATGGACTTCCACGCAGACCGGATAAAAAATGCAACCGGATTGTCGGATTCGAAATCCCGCCAACGTCCTTCGGACGCAAGCGGCGCAACGGAGCTGGAGCGAGTGGCGCCGCATCGAAACCGATCTCGGGAGAAGAGCATGAACAGTTCCTACCGTTGGGTGATCGTCGCGTGCGGCGCGCTGATGACCTGTGTGGCGCTCGGCGCGATGTTTTCGCTGGCGATCTTTCTCGAGCCGATGGCGCTCGACACCAACTGGTCGCGAACCGGCATTTCCAGCGCCATGACGCTGAATTTCTTGGTGATGGGTGCAGGCGGTTTCGCCTGGGGCGCCATCTATGACCGTGTCGGCGCCCGCCCGGTGGTTTTTGCCGGCGCGGTGCTGCTCGGCCTGTCGCTGGTGGTGGCGAGCCGAGCCCAATCGCTGCTGGTCTTCCAGCTGAGCTATGGCGTCATCGTCGGGCTGGCGGCCAGCGCCTTCTTCGCGCCGATGATCGCGCTGACCACCGCCTGGTTCGAGACCCATCGCAGCCTGGCCGTGTCGCTGGTCTCGGCCGGCATGGGCGTGGCGCCGATGACCATTTCGCCCTTCGCGCGCTGGCTGATCACGGCCTATGACTGGCGTACCGCCATGTTCGACATCGGGATCATGGCCTGGGTGCTGTTGCTGCCGGCCGTCTTCCTGGTGCGCCAGCCGTCGGCGGCGGTCGCGGCAGCGGATGGCAGCGCGCCCGCGCCTGCCGCGGCCCCCGGCATGTCAGTCGGCCAGGCGCTGCGCTCGCCGCAATTCCTGGTGCTGGGCATGACCTTCTTCGCCTGTTGCGCGGCGCATTCGGGGCCGATCTTCCACATGGTGAGCTATGCCATGTCGTGCGGCGTGGCGCCGATGGCAGCCGTGTCGATCTACAGCGTCGAGGGCCTTGCCGGCCTTGGCGGGCGCGTGCTCTACGGCGTGCTCGGCGACAGGTTGGGCGCCAAGCCGGTGCTGATCGTGGGCCTCGCCATCCAGGCGGTGGTGATCGCCGCCTATCTCGCCGTCGGCAATCTCGAGCAGTTCTATCTCCTGGCGATCATCTTCGGCGCCACATATGGCGGCGTCATGCCGCTCTATGCGGTTCTGGCGCGCGACTATTTCGGGCCACGCATCATCGGCACGATACTTGGCGCCGCGACCCTGTTGTCCAGCCTCGGCATGTCGTTCGGCCCGCTCGCCGGCGGCATGATCTTCGACGCCTATGCCAGCTATTCCTGGCTGTTCATCGGCTCGGCGCTGATCGGCCTCGGTGCTGCCGGCATCGCCATCGCCTTCCCGCCGCAGCCCGGCCGAGAGAGGCTGCAGGCGGCATGAGCGAAATTTCCCCTCGAGGGGAAATACTCATCACCCTGTCCCCGTTCCCGAGCGCAGCTCTTCCCTGCCCTCGTCGTCGCGGCTGAGCCTGGCGTCCGAGATCAGCACCACCGGGCATTGGCAGCGCTGCAGCACGCCGGTGGTCGTCTCGCCGAAGAAGAGTTCCTCGCCAGGGCGCCGCGCCACGCCCATGACGATCAGCGCCGCCCCCCTGCCGGCCTGGCGGGCAATGGCATCGGCGGCGGCGGCCCGGCTGCGGATGGCCGTCTCGATCTCGACGCCATAGCGGTCGGCTAGTGCGACGGTATCCTTCAGCACCGCCTCCCTGCGGCGATGCGAGACAGTGTCGCGCGGTTCGTCGCGGCCGACGCGCGCGACATAAAGTATCTTGACCCGCGCACCCGTGACCGCTGCAATCGCCAGCGCCATTTCGGCACCCCGGCGGGCGATCGCGGTGCCGTTGACCGGAACCAGAATCTTCCCGCCTTCAGGTCCTAGCCTTGGCATCTGGCGGCCGGCGCCGGTCGCCTTCAGCACCAGGCATAGCGGGCCCTCGAAGGCGCCGGCGATCTCGTTGATGCGGCGGGCAAACCCACCTTTCGACGTGACCGCGCGGCCGAGCCCGATCAGCAGCAGCCCATAGCCTTTGCGCGCCTCCTTGGCAACCGTTTCGGCCGAAAGCTCGGCCTCGTGGCGCCGCGTGACAGGCGCCGCGCCGGCCAGCTCCTCGTCCGAACTCCTGGCGGCCTCGCGGCTGTCCTCGGCACCCTTTTCGATCGGCTCGAGCTTCGCATCCGTGCCGGGCTCGGCCTCCTCCCCCTCGCCTCGGGCATGCAGCACCGTCGTCGGCCTGCCGGCGCCCACGACTCCTGCGAGGTAAGCAGCAAAGCGGCCGACAACGCCCTCATCGGTCACCACCAGCAGTCGTTCCAGATTGGCGATGAAGCCGCGTTGGTCGATCTCCTCGCGCTCCAGACGCTTCTTCTCGTTCTCGCCCATCGGCAAGCGGCCGAGTGCCCAACGCAAGGTCGGCGGCATGGCGAGCGTGGTGATGACGGCCATGGTCACGATCATGGTGAAAAGATTGTGCGACAGAACGCCGATCGACAGGCCAATAGAGGCGACGATGACTTCGGTCGAGCCGCGCGCGTTCATGCCGCAACCGACGGCGATGCCTTCCTTGCGGCTCATGCCGGCAAGCTCGGCGCCGATGAAGGCGCCGGCGAATTTGCCGAAGCTGGCGATCAGCACCAAAGCGGCCGTGAGTAGCGCAAGCTCGTGGTCGACAAGCACTGTGAGATCCGCCGAAAGGCCGGCGACGCCGAAGAAAACCGGCATGAACAGCGCCATGATGACGCCGCGCAATTGCCCTTCGATATGACGCGACAGGATCGGCGATTCCCCAACCAGTATGCCGGCGACGAAGGCGCCGAGCACGGTGTGGACGCCGATCAGATCGGTGATCAGCGCCATTGCGCCCATGATGGCGAGAATGACGGTGACGACGGCGTATTCGCTGCGGAACGTATCGTTGGTCCAGCGGATGGCGTCGAAGACGATGCGGCGGCCAATCGTGAAGGAAAACCCCATGAAGGCGGCGACGCCGACAATGGTGAAGGCAAGGCTGCCGAGCTCGATGCGCCCCTTGGTGGCGATGCCGATGGTGATGGCGATGATCACCCAGCCGATCGTGTCCTCGATGATGGCCGACGAGACGATGGTCTGACCGAGATCGCGGCGCATGAAGTTCATCTCGCGCACCACCATGGCGACGATCTTGACCGAGGAGATCGACAGCGCCGTGCCGAGGAAGAGACCGGCGACAATGCGCTCGGTTCCGTCGGCCAGCAGCGAGGCCGGCATGAACTGCGCGGCGGTGAAGCCGAGCGCGAAAGGCACGGCGACGCCCGCGGCGGAGATGGAAAAGCACGCACGGCCGACCCTGCGCACCAGCCGCAGATCCGTCTCCATCCCGGTGAGCAACAGAAGCATCAACACGCCGAGCTGGGCGATGGCGCTGATCATGCTCTTTTGGGTGGCGTCGCCTGAAAAGATCACGCGTTCTGCTTCCGGCAATAGCCAGCCGAGCAGCGATGGCCCGAGCAGGATGCCGCCGATGAGCTGACCCATCACCGCCGGCTGGCCGAGACGCTCCAGCAACTCGCCGATGCCGCGGCCGACGAGAAGCAGAAGGAGGATTTCGAGAACGAAAATGCCCTCGCTGGACATGCCGGTCTTTTCGGCTGCCAACGATGCGGCCGGCATGAATGCCAAAGCTGCCACGGCAAGCGCGACCGACCGGCGCCGGTTGACCACGAAGGACATGCACCCCCTCATTGTGCCCGGTATAACGTTTGCGGGCGAGATCGGTTGCACGCCACGCTCCCTTGGCGCGCCGCAGGTTCCTCCTTACCTGAATCGCATAACGGGCCTATCTGACTGCGGATAAACCGCCGAGACCCGGGCCGGCGACGGAACATTTTCAACCGATTGCGCGTTGCGCAGATGGGGATGACCGGCGTCGTTTCGGCCGGCCATGGCGTTGGGAGGCGCGTGGCAAGGGATGTCCCAGGTCAAGACCGTGAAAACCGACGAAGCGGCTGCAGCGCCGCGGGCCTCTGATGCGTTCGCGCTGAAGCTCACCTCATCGGAATTCGTGGCCACCATGTCGCATTTCCACCGCGCCGAAATCGCCCGCATGGCCGGCTGGCGCGACCGGCTGGACCGTACCAGCAACTGGGCGATTACTGTCGTCGCCGCCATGCTCTCAGTCTCACTCTCGACGCCCAGCGCCCATCACGGGGTGCTGCTCTTTGCCATGCTGCTGACCACGCTGCTGCTATGGATCGAGGCGCGGCGCTATCGTTTCTTCGATGTCTACCGGGCCAGGGTGCGCCAGTTCGAGCGCTATTATTTCGCGCAGATCTTCTCGCCGCAGCCCGACTACGCCTCCAACTGGCTGGCCATCGTCGGCGAAGGCCTGCGTTCGCCGCGCTTCCTGATCTCGCAACGCGGCGTTGGTGCGCCGGCTGCGCCGCAACTACATTTTCATGTACACGATCCTGATGCTGGCGTGGGTGCTGAAGATCACGACGCCCAGTCTGCAGCGCGAAGGGTCGCCGATAGGCTTGGGCGCGTCATTTCTCGACGCCGCGCGCGTGGCGCAGCTCGGCCCGGTTCCAGGCATCTATGTCGTGTGCATGGTCGGGCTGTTCTATGTCGGCCTACTCGCAGCCGCTTTCCTCATCTCAAGCGACGAGGGCGAGCTTTCGCATGGCACCGTGCATGTCTGAGAGCGGCCTCGAAAAGCGCAATCTGCCGCGGTGATCTTCAGCAGACATTGTCGACCATCAGAGCGGTCGCTTCCGACCGGCTTGCGGCTTCCTCAACCGGAAGCCGTGCGCGATGGCGCTTGTAGGCGGTGAGCGCGATGACCAGCACGCAGCATACGGCGTTCAGCCAGTTGATCGCCGCCAGCGCGGGATCGTTCAGATTGATGTGGGCGTAGAGTCCCGTCGTGGCGTTGGCGCCTGTCCACAACAGCCAGGTCGCGTAGGAAATCGCCGACGCCCCGTGCCTGTCCCGGGCCACCCGCACGATCTGCGGCAGGTAGGACACCACGCGCAAGCCATTGAAAATAGTGAAGAGATAAAAAGACAGATCAGCAAGTGTCATCCGAAACCCCTGTCATGGCCGGACGTCCCATAGCGTTCCTTGCAGTGGCGGCATGTGAGCCCGTTCACATGCCGGCTTCGATTTTCTTGTTGCGGCCCGGCACCCGGATTCTTTCGCCATGTGGGCGTTCGCCGTGAGCCAGCCCGACGAGGTCGACATGAACCAGATCCAGTTTCGGCCGACGGCGCGGGAGTACTAAACAGATCTCGTGCTTGGGCAAAGTTCGGGTTGACCGCTGCCAAGAGCGCGGCGACTATCCCTGCAACGTGCAGGAGGACATGAGAATGGACGAACCCGATCGCTGGCGGCACATGGCGAGCGCGCCCAAGGACGGCAGCCGCATCCTGGTCACGGTCAGGCCATCGGAGCAGGGGCCGGCCGAGGTCGACCTCGCTTACTGGTCGCGCGCCGACCAGTTCGGCACGGAGGGCTGGCGCTCTTCCGATTCGTCGCCAGGACGGGTGATCGAATACCCCGAACCGGAGTTGAAATGCTGGATGCCGCTGCCGACGGCCAATCTGAGCCGGGCTTCAATGCCAAGTCCGTGGCAAGGCGAAGACGTCCCGCTGCTCGACGGCTCCGGGATATGATCTCGGCGGGATGACCGTAGGAAATACGCTGCCGGCCCAATACTTGACGGCCTTACTTCGGCCGACGCACCGATCGCACCATGCCGCCGGGGCCGCTGCCGCAAAAGAAGCGGTCGCCGCCGTCGGATTCGAGCCCGGAAACGCCCGCCCCCGCCGGCATGTCGAGCCGTTCCAGCACCTTGCCAGTTTGCGGATCGACGCGCCGGACATCGCTCTGGTCGCCTTCCCAGGTGCCGTGCCAGAGCTCGCCATCGACCCAGGTGACTCCGGTGACGAAGCGGTTTGAGTCGATGGTGCGCAGGATTTTCCCGGTCTCGGGATCGATCTGGTGGATCTTGCGCTCCCGGTTCTGCCCCACCCAGAGCGTGCCCTCGGCCCAGGTCATGCCGGAATCGCGGCCGCCGCCGGGCGCCGGGATGGTGGAGAGCACCTTGCCGGTATCGGGGTCGATCTTCTGGATGCGGTCCCCGGCGAGCTGGAACAGATGCCGGCCGTCATAGGCGGTGCCGGCATGTGCCGCGACATCGATCGAGCGCAGCGTCTCGCCGCTTGCCGGATCGAAGGCGGTCAGCCGCTCGCCCGTCGCAAACCAGACATTCTGTCCGTCGAAGCTCACGCCGTGCACGGTGTCGACATCAGGAAAGGGCCCGTATTCGCGCAGGATTTCCGCTGCTGAATGTTTCATGTCCTGGTCCTCGATCATGGTCACCTTTCCTAGCCGTTCGGCAGCGGCGACGGGAGTAACAAGGTGGTCGTGAAACCAGCGACCGGGGGCGTCATCCAGCGCCGCGCCCGGCCGTGGCCGAAGGACTGCACTTTGCCGGTCTCGGCCAACTGCTCGAGCGCCCGCTGTACGCTGCGCTGTCCGGCGCCCAGCGCCAGCGCCAACGCCGAGCTGGCCCAGGATTCACCATCGGCCAGGAAGGCCAGCACCGCGGCGTGCCGCTCCTCGATCGGCCGCGCCAGCACCGCCACGGAGCCTGCTTCGCGCGGCTTTAGCGCAAAGCCCTGGCTGGTCGCGCCGATGCCCGCCAGCGGCCGCAATTCGGCGCGCAGCCGGCCGATCTCGACCCGCAGCCTGGCGCGATGCGATTCATCGGCATGCCGGCCGCCAAAGGCGCGGGCAATCAGCGTCGCCCTCGGCACATCCGCCGGCCAGGCTTCGGCAAGCGCGCGCGCCAGCGCAAACAGCACCGGCCGCGTTGCCAGCGAGATCGTTGTTTCCTGCTTGTGCACGATATAGCGGAACGTATCGACGACCAGCGCGCGCGACGCCTGCAGCG
This region of Mesorhizobium sp. C432A genomic DNA includes:
- a CDS encoding glutaminyl-peptide cyclotransferase; the protein is MKHSAAEILREYGPFPDVDTVHGVSFDGQNVWFATGERLTAFDPASGETLRSIDVAAHAGTAYDGRHLFQLAGDRIQKIDPDTGKVLSTIPAPGGGRDSGMTWAEGTLWVGQNRERKIHQIDPETGKILRTIDSNRFVTGVTWVDGELWHGTWEGDQSDVRRVDPQTGKVLERLDMPAGAGVSGLESDGGDRFFCGSGPGGMVRSVRRPK
- a CDS encoding MFS transporter, whose translation is MNSSYRWVIVACGALMTCVALGAMFSLAIFLEPMALDTNWSRTGISSAMTLNFLVMGAGGFAWGAIYDRVGARPVVFAGAVLLGLSLVVASRAQSLLVFQLSYGVIVGLAASAFFAPMIALTTAWFETHRSLAVSLVSAGMGVAPMTISPFARWLITAYDWRTAMFDIGIMAWVLLLPAVFLVRQPSAAVAAADGSAPAPAAAPGMSVGQALRSPQFLVLGMTFFACCAAHSGPIFHMVSYAMSCGVAPMAAVSIYSVEGLAGLGGRVLYGVLGDRLGAKPVLIVGLAIQAVVIAAYLAVGNLEQFYLLAIIFGATYGGVMPLYAVLARDYFGPRIIGTILGAATLLSSLGMSFGPLAGGMIFDAYASYSWLFIGSALIGLGAAGIAIAFPPQPGRERLQAA
- a CDS encoding VOC family protein, whose translation is MSLMELHRGRLIDHVQLVVRDLKASRRFYEAVFKVLGIPIGGEAEDYFWADELFISSLDSRAARGQLTGRHHLALQARDKAMVDAFYKAGLDAGGADNGAPGERPYHPGYYAAFLLDADGNNIEAVFHGPAKRSAASVEINF
- a CDS encoding cation:proton antiporter, producing the protein MSFVVNRRRSVALAVAALAFMPAASLAAEKTGMSSEGIFVLEILLLLLVGRGIGELLERLGQPAVMGQLIGGILLGPSLLGWLLPEAERVIFSGDATQKSMISAIAQLGVLMLLLLTGMETDLRLVRRVGRACFSISAAGVAVPFALGFTAAQFMPASLLADGTERIVAGLFLGTALSISSVKIVAMVVREMNFMRRDLGQTIVSSAIIEDTIGWVIIAITIGIATKGRIELGSLAFTIVGVAAFMGFSFTIGRRIVFDAIRWTNDTFRSEYAVVTVILAIMGAMALITDLIGVHTVLGAFVAGILVGESPILSRHIEGQLRGVIMALFMPVFFGVAGLSADLTVLVDHELALLTAALVLIASFGKFAGAFIGAELAGMSRKEGIAVGCGMNARGSTEVIVASIGLSIGVLSHNLFTMIVTMAVITTLAMPPTLRWALGRLPMGENEKKRLEREEIDQRGFIANLERLLVVTDEGVVGRFAAYLAGVVGAGRPTTVLHARGEGEEAEPGTDAKLEPIEKGAEDSREAARSSDEELAGAAPVTRRHEAELSAETVAKEARKGYGLLLIGLGRAVTSKGGFARRINEIAGAFEGPLCLVLKATGAGRQMPRLGPEGGKILVPVNGTAIARRGAEMALAIAAVTGARVKILYVARVGRDEPRDTVSHRRREAVLKDTVALADRYGVEIETAIRSRAAAADAIARQAGRGAALIVMGVARRPGEELFFGETTTGVLQRCQCPVVLISDARLSRDDEGREELRSGTGTG
- a CDS encoding PQ-loop domain-containing transporter translates to MTLADLSFYLFTIFNGLRVVSYLPQIVRVARDRHGASAISYATWLLWTGANATTGLYAHINLNDPALAAINWLNAVCCVLVIALTAYKRHRARLPVEEAASRSEATALMVDNVC